A window from Theobroma cacao cultivar B97-61/B2 chromosome 3, Criollo_cocoa_genome_V2, whole genome shotgun sequence encodes these proteins:
- the LOC108661389 gene encoding uncharacterized protein LOC108661389 isoform X3 has translation MKEKNPLLIGLCFFSRKREGKRVLMEDFKCEISGSSCSIPSEPPDIRNWYSSYVYESPLLDTSDGFRSYVSRESECEKDELAIGESIKDEAANLGQETKSSCKPDASEKICSTKLVKCSSSLVDRKNESHSLFSGPPDLGFWFADYVYESPVLDTSDEFRDTLSEEREPNEDEFAVEERKREKQEKVNTTTKTRHRNEVGVVKKMCANEFRKCNSSLRNDEQENMSISKDLHCAGGKENLTWKGDLCFEKILDPILEVKQVRGSTINSNKGVENSGFNGGDFLSKLEKADSQSTDISRSAGKTDRKSSKKLINTRDSIERSPETKVDLASHDQSQDFDQVSGGYWRKPTHGSNDKENEGKDIAKNGFITTSKNKFTRRNGENSLGGRREVVLQCSRNKSSNITGGQRGAVVKRKVLSETTNVQRCEAMEITGKWRCPQKSKPHRGPPLKQLRLEQWIRRV, from the exons atgaaagaaaaaaatccttTACTTATTGGGCTTTGCTTCTTttcaagaaagagagaaggaaagagaGTTTTAATGGAGGATTTTAAATGTGAG ATTTCGGGTTCGTCATGCTCCATTCCTTCTG AGCCTCCTGATATCAGAAACTGGTATTCGAGCTATGTGTATGAATCTCCTTTGTTGGATACGAGTGATGGTTTTAGAAGTTATGTTTCTAGAGAAAGTGAATGTGAGAAAGATGAACTTGCCATTGGCGAAAGCATCAAAGATGAAGCAGCGAATTTGGGCCAAGAAACGAAAAGCAGTTGCAAACCAGATGCCTCTGAGAAAATATGCTCAACTAAATTGGTCAAATGCAGTAGTTCTTTAGTAGATAGGAAGAATGAGTCACACTCTCTCTTTTCGG GACCTCCGGATTTGGGATTTTGGTTCGCAGACTATGTGTATGAGTCTCCTGTCTTGGATACAAGTGATGAATTTAGAGATACCCTTTCTGAAGAAAGAGAACCTAATGAGGATGAATTTGCTGTTGaagagaggaagagagagaaacaagaGAAAGTCAACACAACAACAAAAACTAGACATAGAAATGAAGTGGGTGTTGTTAAGAAGATGTGCGCAAATGAGTTTAGGAAATGTAACAGCTCCCTAAGAAAtgatgagcaagaaaatatgtCTATTAGTAAG GATTTGCACTGCGCTGGAGGTAAGGAAAACCTTACTTGGAAGGGTGATTTGTGTTTTGAGAAGATCTTGGATCCAATCTTGGAAGTCAAACAAGTGCGAGGTAGCACCATCAATTCAAACAAAGGTGTTGAAAACTCAGGCTTTAATGGTGGAGATTTCCTATCAAAACTTGAGAAAGCTGATTCTCAATCGACAGATATCAGCAGAAGTGCAGGCAAAACTGATAGAAAATCTTCAAAGAAGTTGATTAATACGAGGGATAGCATAGAAAGGAGCCCAGAAACTAAAGTTGATCTTGCATCACATGATCAGAGTCAGGATTTCGATCAGGTCAGTGGAGGTTATTGGAGAAAACCAACCCATGGAAGcaatgacaaagaaaatgaaggaaaagacATTGCaaaaaatggttttatcaCTACAAGCAAGAACAAGTTTACAAGAAGAAATGGTGAAAATTCTCTGGGCGGAAGGCGAGAGGTTGTGTTACAGTGTTCAAGAAACAAAAGTAGTAATATAACCGGCGGTCAAAGGGGTGCTGTCGTGAAAAGAAAGGTGTTGTCAGAAACAACCAATGTTCAACGCTGTGAGGCAATGGAGATCACTGGAAAATGGCGTTGTCCACAGAAAAGCAAGCCTCACCGTGGCCCTCCTTTGAAGCAGCTTCGGCTTGAGCAATGGATTCGCAGGGTGTGA
- the LOC108661389 gene encoding uncharacterized protein LOC108661389 isoform X2 translates to MKEKNPLLIGLCFFSRKREGKRVLMEDFKCEISGSSCSIPSEPPEIRNWYSSYKYESFVLDTCENFGGTFSEERESDKDELVIGEINREKEENFDGSGEIRKADEHGSLNSNEDTLHSPSILSEPPDIRNWYSSYVYESPLLDTSDGFRSYVSRESECEKDELAIGESIKDEAANLGQETKSSCKPDASEKICSTKLVKCSSSLVDRKNESHSLFSGPPDLGFWFADYVYESPVLDTSDEFRDTLSEEREPNEDEFAVEERKREKQEKVNTTTKTRHRNEVGVVKKMCANEFRKCNSSLRNDEQENMSISKDLHCAGGKENLTWKGDLCFEKILDPILEVKQVRGSTINSNKGVENSGFNGGDFLSKLEKADSQSTDISRSAGKTDRKSSKKLINTRDSIERSPETKVDLASHDQSQDFDQVSGGYWRKPTHGSNDKENEGKDIAKNGFITTSKNKFTRRNGENSLGGRREVVLQCSRNKSSNITGGQRGAVVKRKVLSETTNVQRCEAMEITGKWRCPQKSKPHRGPPLKQLRLEQWIRRV, encoded by the exons atgaaagaaaaaaatccttTACTTATTGGGCTTTGCTTCTTttcaagaaagagagaaggaaagagaGTTTTAATGGAGGATTTTAAATGTGAG ATTTCGGGTTCGTCATGCTCCATTCCTTCTG AGCCTCCTGAGATAAGGAACTGGTATTCAAGTTACAAGTACGAGTCTTTTGTTTTGGATACATGCGAAAATTTCGGAGGAACATTTTCAGAAGAAAGGGAAAGCGACAAAGATGAATTGGTGATTGGAGAAATTaacagagaaaaagaagagaactTTGATGGGTCTGGAGAAATTAGAAAGGCTGATGAACATGGGAGCTTGAATTCTAATGAG GATACTTTGCACTCCCCCTCAATCCTTTCTG AGCCTCCTGATATCAGAAACTGGTATTCGAGCTATGTGTATGAATCTCCTTTGTTGGATACGAGTGATGGTTTTAGAAGTTATGTTTCTAGAGAAAGTGAATGTGAGAAAGATGAACTTGCCATTGGCGAAAGCATCAAAGATGAAGCAGCGAATTTGGGCCAAGAAACGAAAAGCAGTTGCAAACCAGATGCCTCTGAGAAAATATGCTCAACTAAATTGGTCAAATGCAGTAGTTCTTTAGTAGATAGGAAGAATGAGTCACACTCTCTCTTTTCGG GACCTCCGGATTTGGGATTTTGGTTCGCAGACTATGTGTATGAGTCTCCTGTCTTGGATACAAGTGATGAATTTAGAGATACCCTTTCTGAAGAAAGAGAACCTAATGAGGATGAATTTGCTGTTGaagagaggaagagagagaaacaagaGAAAGTCAACACAACAACAAAAACTAGACATAGAAATGAAGTGGGTGTTGTTAAGAAGATGTGCGCAAATGAGTTTAGGAAATGTAACAGCTCCCTAAGAAAtgatgagcaagaaaatatgtCTATTAGTAAG GATTTGCACTGCGCTGGAGGTAAGGAAAACCTTACTTGGAAGGGTGATTTGTGTTTTGAGAAGATCTTGGATCCAATCTTGGAAGTCAAACAAGTGCGAGGTAGCACCATCAATTCAAACAAAGGTGTTGAAAACTCAGGCTTTAATGGTGGAGATTTCCTATCAAAACTTGAGAAAGCTGATTCTCAATCGACAGATATCAGCAGAAGTGCAGGCAAAACTGATAGAAAATCTTCAAAGAAGTTGATTAATACGAGGGATAGCATAGAAAGGAGCCCAGAAACTAAAGTTGATCTTGCATCACATGATCAGAGTCAGGATTTCGATCAGGTCAGTGGAGGTTATTGGAGAAAACCAACCCATGGAAGcaatgacaaagaaaatgaaggaaaagacATTGCaaaaaatggttttatcaCTACAAGCAAGAACAAGTTTACAAGAAGAAATGGTGAAAATTCTCTGGGCGGAAGGCGAGAGGTTGTGTTACAGTGTTCAAGAAACAAAAGTAGTAATATAACCGGCGGTCAAAGGGGTGCTGTCGTGAAAAGAAAGGTGTTGTCAGAAACAACCAATGTTCAACGCTGTGAGGCAATGGAGATCACTGGAAAATGGCGTTGTCCACAGAAAAGCAAGCCTCACCGTGGCCCTCCTTTGAAGCAGCTTCGGCTTGAGCAATGGATTCGCAGGGTGTGA
- the LOC108661389 gene encoding uncharacterized protein LOC108661389 isoform X1, producing MKEKNPLLIGLCFFSRKREGKRVLMEDFKCEISGSSCSIPSEPPEIRNWYSSYKYESFVLDTCENFGGTFSEERESDKDELVIGEINREKEENFDGSGEIRKADEHGSLNSNEVQDTLHSPSILSEPPDIRNWYSSYVYESPLLDTSDGFRSYVSRESECEKDELAIGESIKDEAANLGQETKSSCKPDASEKICSTKLVKCSSSLVDRKNESHSLFSGPPDLGFWFADYVYESPVLDTSDEFRDTLSEEREPNEDEFAVEERKREKQEKVNTTTKTRHRNEVGVVKKMCANEFRKCNSSLRNDEQENMSISKDLHCAGGKENLTWKGDLCFEKILDPILEVKQVRGSTINSNKGVENSGFNGGDFLSKLEKADSQSTDISRSAGKTDRKSSKKLINTRDSIERSPETKVDLASHDQSQDFDQVSGGYWRKPTHGSNDKENEGKDIAKNGFITTSKNKFTRRNGENSLGGRREVVLQCSRNKSSNITGGQRGAVVKRKVLSETTNVQRCEAMEITGKWRCPQKSKPHRGPPLKQLRLEQWIRRV from the exons atgaaagaaaaaaatccttTACTTATTGGGCTTTGCTTCTTttcaagaaagagagaaggaaagagaGTTTTAATGGAGGATTTTAAATGTGAG ATTTCGGGTTCGTCATGCTCCATTCCTTCTG AGCCTCCTGAGATAAGGAACTGGTATTCAAGTTACAAGTACGAGTCTTTTGTTTTGGATACATGCGAAAATTTCGGAGGAACATTTTCAGAAGAAAGGGAAAGCGACAAAGATGAATTGGTGATTGGAGAAATTaacagagaaaaagaagagaactTTGATGGGTCTGGAGAAATTAGAAAGGCTGATGAACATGGGAGCTTGAATTCTAATGAG GTTCAGGATACTTTGCACTCCCCCTCAATCCTTTCTG AGCCTCCTGATATCAGAAACTGGTATTCGAGCTATGTGTATGAATCTCCTTTGTTGGATACGAGTGATGGTTTTAGAAGTTATGTTTCTAGAGAAAGTGAATGTGAGAAAGATGAACTTGCCATTGGCGAAAGCATCAAAGATGAAGCAGCGAATTTGGGCCAAGAAACGAAAAGCAGTTGCAAACCAGATGCCTCTGAGAAAATATGCTCAACTAAATTGGTCAAATGCAGTAGTTCTTTAGTAGATAGGAAGAATGAGTCACACTCTCTCTTTTCGG GACCTCCGGATTTGGGATTTTGGTTCGCAGACTATGTGTATGAGTCTCCTGTCTTGGATACAAGTGATGAATTTAGAGATACCCTTTCTGAAGAAAGAGAACCTAATGAGGATGAATTTGCTGTTGaagagaggaagagagagaaacaagaGAAAGTCAACACAACAACAAAAACTAGACATAGAAATGAAGTGGGTGTTGTTAAGAAGATGTGCGCAAATGAGTTTAGGAAATGTAACAGCTCCCTAAGAAAtgatgagcaagaaaatatgtCTATTAGTAAG GATTTGCACTGCGCTGGAGGTAAGGAAAACCTTACTTGGAAGGGTGATTTGTGTTTTGAGAAGATCTTGGATCCAATCTTGGAAGTCAAACAAGTGCGAGGTAGCACCATCAATTCAAACAAAGGTGTTGAAAACTCAGGCTTTAATGGTGGAGATTTCCTATCAAAACTTGAGAAAGCTGATTCTCAATCGACAGATATCAGCAGAAGTGCAGGCAAAACTGATAGAAAATCTTCAAAGAAGTTGATTAATACGAGGGATAGCATAGAAAGGAGCCCAGAAACTAAAGTTGATCTTGCATCACATGATCAGAGTCAGGATTTCGATCAGGTCAGTGGAGGTTATTGGAGAAAACCAACCCATGGAAGcaatgacaaagaaaatgaaggaaaagacATTGCaaaaaatggttttatcaCTACAAGCAAGAACAAGTTTACAAGAAGAAATGGTGAAAATTCTCTGGGCGGAAGGCGAGAGGTTGTGTTACAGTGTTCAAGAAACAAAAGTAGTAATATAACCGGCGGTCAAAGGGGTGCTGTCGTGAAAAGAAAGGTGTTGTCAGAAACAACCAATGTTCAACGCTGTGAGGCAATGGAGATCACTGGAAAATGGCGTTGTCCACAGAAAAGCAAGCCTCACCGTGGCCCTCCTTTGAAGCAGCTTCGGCTTGAGCAATGGATTCGCAGGGTGTGA